The window GCAAAGAACGGGCCATAAACCAACGGTAAAAACAGATGATCCATAATTTTAAAGTACAGACCGAGAAAaagaggttagtaagatatttgtTATATTTCTAAGGTAATCAGGCACACGGGAAAGGAAGCTAGTTGaggtcaagcggaaggttcaactgccagaAAGATTGCTGCTTCAAAATCCGAAGAACTATATCTAATTAATCTTCTTGGCTTTTGGAATAGTTTCTAGCATGATTCCGACACATTTACAGAAAAAAGTAGCTAGAGAATGTTTTCCCAAATAATACTTCAAATGAATACGGCCtactaatttagccaattacagcgcgcgtactatcagAGAGatacaataaaaatcaatataACTGAAATCTTAATTTATCAAAAAATTAAGCAGCTataaattaaataagaaaaaaaatatattgacaaTATTATATGGCAGCTTTATCCAAAATGGTAAAACACACACCATGACAATGTAAAAAGCATGCTAATTTAAAGAAGTAGCGCTGCAAAACTGACTAAATCATACTTTGCTTGaagtttgaaataaaattgttaagttgttgttgttgtttagcgTAATCTTTATCGGACAAATAGCTGCCATTTGTCGCCTTCAGACAAAGGAACATCACGTGAATCATCACAAGCCAAGACTGACGGATTCAAATTAACATAATATTTCCCTTCCCAGATAATAGGATCGTTATAAACCCGATAGGAATTACGATTTCTATAATATCCCCACTTGTCGCATTCAATGCTTGATCCATCGTTACCCCACATCTTACAATTGGAAGCCAGTATCGAATTATCGTCAGGAAGAGTTTCAAAGGACCCACAAGCTTGTGGCTGTGTACCAGAATCTTCTATCAGATATTTAACAACGGTTTGTCCAGCGATGTTGGATTTCGTCATGATGTGAAAGATCCTTCCAGTGGAGTTCTTAAAACAAAAGTATCGCAGCTGTGTGAACTTGATAAGTCTCTTTAATTGGCGTAATGCGGAAACATCGACTCGTACAATTCCACTCGTGTAGCTCTGAATCATCTTGAAGTCTTTCGTTTGACTCATTGATGTGGGAAACATGGAATTTCTCACCACACTTTGTGCGATTAACGTCCATCCTCCTAAAGTGAAAATCATTACATAACTAtaaaaattttctttgcttgTTCTAAAACTGTTGGAGTCTGGAGAAACTGGGACATTGTGTGATTACTTGAGTAGACGTATTTACCGACCACAGATGCAAGGAAATCGAGAGACAATGCTGTGCGCGTGCCACTTATAACTGAAATGAAGGCTTAACCTGACTGTTAAATATATGATGCTATTTTTCAAAAGGCCTATTCTTAAAAGACGCGTGGTGACGTTAATGTCATtcatcaaaaacataaaacaaatagcggctacaaacataatgataaagcgcattttacttttgactcgACTTTTgactacaacatacatctttagAAGTGACGGTAGAgcaaattcaaatatgatatatGTTACattaagaagactggtaactagagagaataagataaaaatagtaagataaatagatagcagtgaACTCTCgttaccagtcttcttaattttatatATGTCATAACCGTCACTtttgaagatgtatgttgtagcatacgaaacgtcaagtcaaaagtaaaatgcgctttatcattatgtttgtagctgctgtttgttttatgtttttgattaagttgaaatggccaaagagcaagaatatttaacaattattccatgagcgcgcgttggatatgagatggtaaatagccaacgaggcgcgtagcgccgagttggctataaccactctcatatccaacaagcgcgaatggaataattgttttattaaattcctttaaactccaaaagtttagaaagtacgaaatacgagcgagaaaagcgagcaaatccgagggaaatcaaaaaaacttgatgagaaccgatgcgtgtcgtgtaacaccttgtggtcagacagacgcaggctcgtcacaaaaacatttcttaccttttcgcgtacttctaaacgtcggaatttaacccagctgtccagaaaattttttttttttgctttcttcagagagaaatttcgctttccggcgaaaaaacttttagcttggcaacacttagatcaatcatttaccatataaggtcaaaccaaggtatatgagctgataaccgagattgagtgaaccaatcagagcacgagaattgcattatcccaggttgagaatttaataattaatgcTATTCTCTCTCATTGTGCGTGTGCTAAATATATTGTCCTTTCAACATTTATTCTaaatttagtataaatacaaaggtgattatacaaaatcgcgcgctctcattggctcgctatctcggattatcagccgataatcccctcgacggacaaaatggctgccagtggtcgttttgccactgtaagtgaagatgatttcgagttgaaatgttttttattctcttttttgaaataatcacctgtatatttataccaaaacaattattcgcctcaggctcagtgattatcggtgaatattcacctcgacttcgtctcggtggatattcaccaataataacttcgccttcggcgaataattgttaaatataacgTACTAAGGAGCATTTGCAATGTAACAAAAGCGTCTTTATTTTGACGTCACGACTGCTGTGCCTCACGTTTCGTTGAGTGGACGTCACAAAGTGAGCCCTTACCCCTGGGGGTGACTTCGCTTATAAAGGGGTGGGGTTTTGAATGAAACCCCTAAAGTAGACCGATCTGGGCGGagcccaggcttttttgaccccgaaaagagaccatatttacAACGTATTAAATAtatgtttttatattttttcgcTCGTAACCCtgaaggagaccttcacggctacatatgatagCGTTTTtcccagaacaccctaaatgagaccaaaatccaaaatttacacccctaagcgagacgacgagcaccCCTACccttttcatatgggagtccccccccctcCAGGGGTCCTTAACCCAAGCCCCTACAAGGCCCCTTAagattaataataatcactttgtttaccctcggatttcagagtatctagtagctaatatctctgaGCATTGAACACatacaattgttaagaatctgacgggaggcaaaccagttggctattttacaaaTGCGgcaggaaattgaaccagggactacctgaaaCAAACTTAGTGAGAGGTCAGAAcgcggtcttgaacccgggatctccggatctcaaggcacgggccctaaccactcggccacacaGCCACCTTAACGTCGGCAATGTGAAACTTTGTGTATTCTATATGGAGAGTTTTGGTCTGAAATGACAAGCGCATGATGTTTGTTCTGAACGTGTGATTggtatacatgtatttctttccCGACCACATTCCAAgtttattagggagtttaagatctatgacgcgacggcaacgaaaacgtcacaaattttgcatatttaatgagcaaaaacaatagctttgcacgctgtgcacgtgcatttttcatttttgtgcatttctttcacgttttcggcaaatttgcgacgtgaaatgaccaattctcaagttttacggagaacatGAAcgaaaggcagcgaatttgaattttctgtcgtagattcaataccgcacctcctaattcagttcctggggagttacactagtttttagaagttagacaagccgacataacgacgaaaaagattaataaacctgaacttgcaattttaaatgacgttttcgttaccgtcgcgtcgcagatcttaaagtccctatttaaACAGTGAGCACACAACTGCtaaatttggattttttttgcattttgaccaCCACTCCTCTCATTTCAGCAGGTGATTTGCTCAGAAAAGCATAAACTTTCGTTGAAGTCACAGTTTTAAATGATTACGCCCTTAGTTTTGATTCACAACAAGGTAATTATACCTCCATCCGTTTTCATATCGCAAAACACAGTAAAGGGGTCGTTAGATATGTCAGGATCTATCCAGTATTCACCACTGGCTGCATCCTCGTAGGAGTCTTTTATATCTTTGCATGACAAACCAGGAAGCTTTCTTACAACGCCCAGAGGAGctgaaaagaaacaaatgaaGATAAGGTTAAGAATAAATGCGATATTGGTTAACATATCGGTAACAATATCGATGTCCGTATTGATATCAATAATAAGtaaatatcattgtcgatacCAATACACTTATCAATCCCAATCCCAATACCGATAGCAATACCACTCGCAGTTTAATGCCAATACTAATACCATAACAATAGCAATAGTATTAAAAATGCAAATACTAATATCGATACCAACCAATACCAATACCGATACCAGTAGCAATAGCAATAACCATACTAATGCAAATACCAATACCAATACCGCTACAAATACAGATGAGTAGCAAGGCCAATGAAGATACCAATCATAATTCTACTGTTGATTGACAACTTAATAACCTGGGtcacaaattactccttaattttggagctaaattcagcgttaatttataatttcacttgtgaaattacaatgttgcatGGTAACTTTTCTTTCAGTGTCAAAATGGCGTTTAATGAACTTAATTTGTCACTCATGATAACCACTTGCGTTTTCTCTAAAATCAAATAATGTCCCGAGCCTTttcgcctaaaggctcgggaaattatttaattttggacaaaacgcaagtgaaattattcacGGCCCTAATTTCACTGGTCAccatttgatttcccatacttATCAGCTGCACATCAAAAGGCCGGATTATTACACCAGTGCTGCCTTTGAGCTCTCACCTCTGAATGGATTATCTAAGTAGACATATCCCGCACTGGAGACGAACTCTtgcagttttccttttttggttcgATTGTTCATATCACACTGGAATGTTTCCAACATGTAATTTATACTGTGGCACTCTGGTGAAATTCTCAGCTTGCACGTTTGAAAACAGCTCAAAATGTTAGGTTTTGACTGCGTGCTGATGACATGCCCGTTCAATCTGTAACCCTCAATTGAATCTGTTTTTTTGCATCCTTGAAAGTCACAGCTGACACACTTGTAAGAAATTAGGAAAAGACGAAGAAAACCAATCGTTCGTGACTGTGAGGGTATCCTTTTTATTGGACCctaattgttttgaaaaaagacaaaagacgATTTGATTGTAAAAAGTGGTATCCGTAAGCCCTTCGCGAATTTCCTCAGTTTTAGGGGAAGGTACAATCCCCttgcaaataaaacaaactaaattttaagCGAGAATAAAAATTTTTCGGAAACATCTGAAACAGACCTCAAAGTAATTAAAGATTTCTGGAGACAATATGGTAAAAATTGAGACCAAAGTATAACAGTTAAGCGTGAAATCATTTGTATACCACCTGTGCCATTTCATCTGGCTACTTTAGAGAGATAGTTCCATCTGGATTTGCGATTTGTCACTCTTCAAGTTGAAAATCGTCTTCGCGTCTATGTCTTAGCTCGACTTAAAAACAAGATAATATCCGGAAGATGCAAATTTGTCGTAGTTTTCTTTATtagtttatttttcttgtttaaaagtTGTCACATTGCTCTCGCCGTATAGGCAATTAGTTGCACTCAGCAAATATTGTTTAGCATCTCAGAGAGataacttcactcgtgaaccgccatgtttacaacaactttttaggcgtcccagtctgtatgaaaccatctctcacctttgtctcgagaagaccagacacgcgcggttTTTACCTCACGaatttatgcctgtagaatctgttcaactgaaatttcaattccttgtaaaaaccagcatcttaattttttttggtgagctaggtatcggagagccagaacatttacgcaggCGAGGACGGAATGTTTgcacaagagagaaaaacgcagtacctccagacccggcgctggagcgtcgtaccaaacgagtcttcccgggatttcggcccgtgcgatcgcttttggacgcagttggctcttcgctgctttctgctaccgaccttgcctcccggtacggcattgagggagagatatgtcggcccctaaaccatatgtgacaaatcccacgcctactcacagctccaaaccgcccttgtcagtttaacgtaagaattcgatgccttatatattcaaggcaaaagtcatttctctttcatatggtaagcactgaagtcgcagattacaaagtgtgcgcatgcgccctgctaaaggtaacacacaaacatgcatgcatgtttcagaataactacaagaactaatatcttcgagacattacatttacagctaaaatacatagcatatacaggtacataactaaacacacaatatttaaagataactgtattaattaacaagaaaagccgctgtacaaaatgcgaccccgattctcttttaaaaccagtaaactcagtggtacggataaaatcaggtagcgcattcgcaacttagctgatacgtaagaaaaagaactaagacaataactggttgttttaggtttattgatggacagaatgtaatttccgcgaagatcatcaTGCATTAGAAGATGTTGAATGCGTTTATTGCACTTGACtgaagtggtaagaggacaggtaatttgcaaatataaatctcggtattctcttatttacattatactctttgcttgacaagaaattacgaaaggccagttgctacgaggataacagcgaaaaaaagcactactttgttgcgaATTTTctagagtaaaaacttcttcagaaatcaaaagtctacgttaacagcacacaccagggttactcctttttatctggctagagatcttctcactgctttttcctccggccccgctctagccatttgatgagggccagtctcgtgcttctcaagttgcctctttcatggccaaaaagaattctgggtaattctgccattccatgacaagggaaaccccccgattctcatttcattgattttttataagtgttgGGTCATTCAGTCCtatcagcaaaatacagcacggATTgaagttttgttgttgttgttatggtTCATAAGACGAGGCACCCTgttttttccatttaattttatAGCCCTCGGGCTCTGAAACTGGGTTATTAGAAGTATATAATGTTTGTGACAATAGCAAATAAAACATTCATCGTCACGCAAACGGAAGATAGGTAATAATTTGAGCTCTGATTTGATGTCACTTTATCATCGGATGATCAAAAGAGTTAAGAATTAGCGGAGATTAGAATTGACGCTAACAGCCAATTATACCTGGAAATGACGAATTTGATGCATTATTTGCTTCAATATTGCTCAAATATTATTGAACCTTAGTGGAGGACTGAACTCCGAAATCCTGATTTGAATATATTGCACTCGAAATTATAcctaaaatttaaagaaaatcaaAACTATTTTGAGACAAGTCGATTCTATCATTTCTTTAGTAGGTTGGTTTAAATTGAAGTGCCATTACAGTGCGAGGCGCCCTACGTAGCCagctaacaaagttttttacaaattatccgccaATCAGGCTGTGCGAATTTGATGGTCAGTCACGCCTCCgttcgcacggttgtaagtcgaacaccgttgcatgggttgttgagttgacataTTAATTTTACACGTAGAGTTGTCAAATGTGACAGTTTGTTGGGTGGCGGCCAcagtaaggcgcgttgcactgtaaatatCAAATACTTAACCCGATATCAGCAGACATTGAAAAACAAACGAACGAATAAGATATCGAGACAAAAGGCGGTAGAAGACGGCTTTAAGCGTGGGAAAATTAATGCAACCAATGAAATTCGAGTACTTCGGCCAATCACAGCAGATGCCGAGatttaattaatcaatcaaGGTTTGTGGAAGTCATGTACGCGAATAAACAGGAAAATGGTGTGAGCTTTAATCGTGTCATCAAACAGCTTCATTTGTTCAGATTCTGTATTTCCTTGAGAGGAAAATAATCCAAATACTTATGGGCGAAGAACTTTTCGTCGTTCAAGAAAATGGAAAGGGAATTACCATGGAAGCAATTATTCATAAGGGCTTAGATACACCAGGATTTTAACCCTTCCACAACGaagaatttaaaacaaaaataaatgaataaataaaaggCGATATGAACAAGTGAAGGAACATGTAATGTCAGATGTAACAGCAAGTCGATGCATCCTtagtttaaaaaacaaaattaaagaaaaaaacaaaccaaaaactTAACATGCTGTCCCCGGTATATAAGTTTTACTGTATTGTGGTTTACGACAAACTCGTCTCCTTACATATAGTTTATAAAAGCGTCATCGCTCCGTTAGAGGGGTTTGTTACACTGGATTGTTGTTTAGTTCAAACTCGTCTCTTTGTGGAGTTAAAACCTGTCATTGTTTTGCAGCCAAAGATGAAGAATCTACAAATCTGTTAGAATCTGTAAATGAAATGGCAGAAGTGGGGCGAACAAAAGAGTCTCGAGTCGTGGGAATTCAATCCATAGTTAACAATTTACGGAGTACAGGAAGAACTTTGACAAGCACAAGAATAGCGTAATAGTTGCCCCAGGCGTAGCCCGAGAGCAATTCCAGCTATAGACACTTTGTAAGTGCATGATAACTCGAATCGATGCGCTCAAATATAAAGGTAGGaagcttttttttaataatgACCGTGTGTTTTCAACAAAGCAAGGAACACGGATCTTCTTTACTCGGTCAGAAAACAATTGCAAGCGTAACGGAAAGATTATGAAGAACGTTCGCGTGCAGGTAGGTATATGTATGCATTGATAGTGGTAGTGTATGTTCTACTGTCTTCTAAATCATTAATAAGACGTTAAAAGCACACCTAAAACACAAAGAAGGCTCACCAAGTGCGAAATCTCTTTtattaaaatcaattttcattAGTTTGGATAGTGCCGATAATTCACTATCACAATACACTCGCATTTTAACTGTGCCGGGGCATGTGATCTCAGAAACAGCCCTTCGTTAAAGAATGTGCAATCATAATTTCCGAGTTATGGTCATCCACACAGCAGATCTTAACCCAAGGCAAGTTTCAAATAGTGAAAATTAAACACCATTGAAATTAAAGCGACGACATCATTAAAAATGAAGTTTGACTTAACCCAGTTTTAATAGCATATAAAAGATTTAAATCAGCTTGATGCAGTTGTGCAGGGAAGATGCTCCATGATTGAGAAAGACGATTGAAAGATGAGACTCGTAAAGTTGTTGACGATGGTCTTGTACATGGCCGGTAAGATTCAGTTTTAAAGTGACAGTAAATTTGGAGTAAAGGAATAATTTGCACTTTTGGCAAGTTTTAGGGCGATAAAATATAGTAAGATCTTTAATTGTATCCGGCTTAAGAAGCTAAAATCTTTGAAAGTCAGTTTTATGGACTAAATCGTGATTAATTGCTACGCTTATTAGGGGTGgtgaatggtaaatgcgagactttgcgagacggcgagaccagcgtttttctctgcgagcccgagacagtttgactttttagattgcgagaccgagacttcaaagtgtttgacaccttcatataaaaaacgagactgcgagacgcacataaccgctcaaaaaacgagactgcgagacccgtgaaattcgactaaaattttgcgagacccagagtttttgaagaaccattcaCCACCCCTCTTATTACAACAGCTACAGTAAGTGTGCGTCTCCTATACAGAACTATCGAATGCTACTTCATGTACAATGGCTCCCGTAAATGAATCTTAAAGGAAGAAGACAACAATAGCACTTTACCTTTTGAACTTT of the Montipora capricornis isolate CH-2021 chromosome 7, ASM3666992v2, whole genome shotgun sequence genome contains:
- the LOC138056555 gene encoding uncharacterized protein, yielding MAQGPIKRIPSQSRTIGFLRLFLISYKCVSCDFQGCKKTDSIEGYRLNGHVISTQSKPNILSCFQTCKLRISPECHSINYMLETFQCDMNNRTKKGKLQEFVSSAGYVYLDNPFRAPLGVVRKLPGLSCKDIKDSYEDAASGEYWIDPDISNDPFTVFCDMKTDGGGWTLIAQSVVRNSMFPTSMSQTKDFKMIQSYTSGIVRVDVSALRQLKRLIKFTQLRYFCFKNSTGRIFHIMTKSNIAGQTVVKYLIEDSGTQPQACGSFETLPDDNSILASNCKMWGNDGSSIECDKWGYYRNRNSYRVYNDPIIWEGKYYVNLNPSVLACDDSRDVPLSEGDKWQLFVR